CAGGTCGCGCCCCTGAAGGAACCCCTGGAGTCGTCCGTAAACAGTGTCGAACTTTTCCGCCGAAAACGGACGGTTGTACTGCCCCCACCAAATTCTATCCTCGGTGGTTGCTTCGCGGACAATGAATTTGTCGTTGGCCGCACGAGCGGTATGTTTACCCGTGTTGACCACCACCGGTCCTTGAAAGGAGAGTTTCCCTTCCGCTCGGAAAATGATCTCCTCGTACAGCGCCTCGCTGGGGAGATTCCAGTAGACGTTATGCAGATTGGTCAGACCGTGATAGGAGAGGTCGTACTCGCTCTTAACCGCTTTGGCCTCGGCCTGCGCCGGGGTTTTCAATTCCAGTATATAGTGGCTCATAGCCAGTCTCTCCTCATCTTCCGATCGCCAATGTATATCTCATTCGGGGACTCTGGATCCAGAGACCACTTGATCCGCTCCACGCCAGTCATGATCTCTTTGATCGTGCCGCAGAAACTGAGTCGCAAGTGTCCTTCCATCCCGAACTCCTTGCCGGGAACCGCCACTACCAACGCTTTTTCAAGGAGGAACTTGGACAGTTTGACCGAATCTTTCTCATAAGCGCTGAAATCCGGCAGGCAATAAAATGTCCCCTGCGGCGGAATCAGGCGGACACCGGTGAAGGCATTGAGCTCGCGCACCATGACATCGCGGTTGTTCTGGAGTGTCAGTCGGAGCGCCTCAACGCCGCTCTGGACACCGGTCAACGCGCCTGCGGCGGCCACCTGCTCGATGATCGGCGGACACGATGTGTTCTGTGCCTGCACATTGATCATCGCCTGGGTGATCTTCTTGCTCGCCACAATCCAGCCGATCCGGAATCCAGTCATGGCGTACAGTTTGGAGACACCGTTGATGACGATCATCTTGGAGGAGTCGGTATCGTCCTTAGAGAACTTGTAGCACGGAGGAGCCTGAACACCATCGAATACCAGCTTATGATAAATGTCATCCATGATAAGATAGATGCCCTTACGCTCGCAGAATTCAACCATCTCCCGGATGAAGTCTTCGGAATAGACAACGCCGGAGGGGTTGTTTGGGCTGTTTACGACGATGACCCGAGTGTACGAGCTTACGCACTTAACAATATCTTCCATGCGCGGATGAAACCGGCCATCCTCGGGTGTAACAATCACCGGCACACCGTAGACCATCTTGACGATTTCCGGGTAACTCACCCAGTACGGTGCCAGAATAATGACTTCCTCCTGAGGATTGATCAGGGTAATCATGAGGTTGTAGAAAGCCTGCTTGGCGCCGTTGGCGACAAGTATCTGCTCCGGTCCGACGAGCTTGTTGTAGTTCTCTTCGGTGTACCGCACGATTGCTTTCAGTAGTTGGGGAATCCCCTCGGTCGGAGTGTACCGTATGTCAGCGGTGGTGAGTTTGCCGGCCGCTGCGAGAATGGCATCAACCGGTACCTTGCTCTTGGGTTCACCGGCGCCGAGATGTACCACTGCTTCGCCTCGGTCGCGCAAAATCTGAGCTTTCAGATTCAGCGCCAGCGTCGGCGACTCTTTAATTTCACGAGCCAATTGGCTGATACTCATATGCTTTAACCTCGCATCAACGTCGCAATAGCAGACACATCGACAATATCGTCGGCTGAGCAGCCGCGCGACAGATCGTTGGCAGGCTTGGCCAGCCCTTGTATGATCGGCCCGGTAGCGGTAGCGCCGGCCAGTCGCTGCACCAGTTTGTATCCGATGTTGCCGGCATCAAGGTCGGGGAAAATGAGACAATTGCAGTTGCCGGCGATAACCGAACCGGGCGCCTTGGACTTCGCGACTTCCGGAATGATGGCGGCGTCCAGTTGGAACTCGCCATCGACCTTCAATTCAGGATGTTCGCGCTTAAGAACATCTATGGCTTTCAAAACCTTGTTAACATCATCGTGTTTGGCCGAGCCTTTGGTCGAGAACGATAGCATGCCGATCCGCGGCTCTTCACCGATCAGGTTCCGCATCGTATCAGCCGTGGACGCCGCAATCGAGGCAAGCTGTTCGGCGTCCGGATTGGGTACGACAGCACAATCACCAAACATAAACACTTTGTCGGTCACGTCGCGGAACTTCGGAAGTGTCATTATAAACGAACTTGATACCGTTGTGATGCTAGGCTTCAAGCCAAGCACCTGGATAGCGGCGCGGAGAACATCGCCGGTTGTGTTGATGGAACCTGCCACCGATGCCGCCGCCCGGTCCCGCCGTACCAGCATAGCCCCGAAGTACAGAGGGGAGAGCATGGCTTTTTTGGCCTCGCCTTCGGTGATCCCCTTGGCCTTGCGGATTTCCATGAATTCCGCGACAAACTCTCGGTATTCCGGAGCGGTGGCCGGATTCAGAGTTTCCACTTTGTTCAGAGCCAGGCCGTGCTCCTTGGACAGCCGTTCGATCTCCTTCTGGTCTCCCAGAAGAATTACTTCGGAAATCCCTTCGGCAATAAGCTTGGCTGCCGCTTTGATGGCACGCGGTTCAGTTCCCTCTGGAAGTACCACCTTCCGATGTTTCGCTCTGGCTTTTTCTTTTATCGATGCTACAACGTTCATGTGTCAACTCCCGCTGCCCGTGTCGCGAGCGTGATGTCCTTCCGATTACAGCAATTGGTCTTTCAGTTCCGGATCGGACAGATACGCCTCAATAAACGGATCGATGTCTCCATCCATCACCACCTGCAGGTTAGAGGTCTCGTGCAGGGTGCGGTGATCCTTGACCAGGTTATACGGATGGAAAACATACGAGCGTATTTGCGATCCCCATTCAATCTTCTTCTTGGCCTTTTCGAACTTCTCCATCTTCTTAGCTTCCTCCTCCCGTTTAAGCTGATACAGGCGGGACTTGAGCACCAGGAAAGCGGATTCTTTGTTCTTGTGCTGACTTCGTTCCGTCTGGCATGTAACTACGATACCGGTTGGGAAATGGGTGATTCGAATGGCCGACGATGTCTTGTTCACGTGCTGCCCACCGGCGCCCGACGAGCGGTATGTATCGATACGAATATCCTCGTCCTTGATCTCTATCTCGACGTTGTCTTCCACGACAGGGAACACATGGACAGATACGAACGAGGTGTGCCTTCGGGCGTTAGCATCGAACGGGGAAATACGCACCAACCGATGCACCCCCATTTCGGCTTTCAGATAGCCGAAAGCATATTCGCCCTTGATTTCCATGGTCGCCGATTTTAGTCCGGCTTCTTCGCCGGCTTGGTAATCCATGAGTTCAATTGTGAAGTTGTGCCGCTCGGCCCACCGGTTGTACATGCGGAAGAGCATCTCCGCCCAGTCCTGCGATTCGGTGCCGCCGGCGCCCGGATGGATCGTCATGATGGCGTCGCGATAGTCGTCGGGGCCCGACAAAAGCGTGGCAAATTCGAATTTCCTGAGTTCGCCCTCAAGTTTGTCCAGCGAGGTCTCAAGTTCTTTGGCATCGGCGGAATCATCGCCGACAATCTCAGAGAGCTCTCCGAGGTCGGAGAGCTCGGTGGCCAGTTTGCGATGCGCCTCTATCCAGCGTTTGTGCTGGGCGATCTCCTTGAGGACAGCTTGTGCGGTCTGGTTGTTGTCCCAGAAACCGGGTTGGGTGCTTTTCTCCTCGAGTTCGGCTATCTTCGCCGCGCGGCTCTCCAGGTCAAAGATACCTCGCTAACTTGTCGAGACGAGTTTTCAGTTCAGGCAATCTGCTTTTCAGTTCCGTTATCATCGCTCTTTTCGGCCTTCCGGCTTGAGAAATAAGGCACAAATATACGTTGTTTAGTTGTTGGCGTCAAACAGAATTCGTCAGTAAATCCGGCTCGTTTTGCGGTCATCTAACCCTGTTGCGAACAAACCCTTACCGTCGTTCTGTCGTTGACAAAAGTGGTCTATCATGTATCTTCGACCAATGGCTAAAAGGCTGGAAATCTTGGTAGTGGGACCTTTTGAAGTAAACTGCTATCTGTATTGGGATGCGACCACCGGTGACGGCGTGATTATTGACCCTGGTGCCGAGTGTGAGACTATCCTGAAGACTATCGAACGGTGTAACATGACATCCAAAGGTCTGTTGCTAACCCACGGTCACGGAGATCACATTGGTGCCGTAAACGAGGTGATGAACCGGTTGTCCGTTCCATTGTATGCATCTGTCGAAGAACTCCCGCTTTTGTCGAATCCGGCGGCGAATCTGTCGGCTTTCCTTGGACAAGCGGTCAGCACACAAAAACCCGACCATTTCGTAGCCGATGAACAGCTTTTGGTCCTTGGGGCGATTCAACTGCGCGTCCTCTCAACACCCGGCCATAGCCCGGGTGGAGTAAGTTACCTTGACGAAACAGAGGGAATCCTGTTCTGCGGTGACGCGCTATTTCAGGGATCGATCGGAAGGACAGACCTGCCCGGTTGTTCGCATGAAACGCTGATCGACTCGATTCAGCGGAAAATACTGGCACTTCCGGATTCGGTCATCTGTTATCCAGGTCATGGGCCATTCACAACCGTGGGGGCAGAACGGAGCTCCAATCCTTTTCTTGTAGGAGGCTATCATGCCTGAAAAGAAGCGTGTGACACCGCTTGAGATAGGCGGCCTAGCCGATATGCATTGCCACTGTGATTATTCGATCGACGCCGTGGGTACGATCGATGAGTACTGCAACGCCGCACTTGAGCGTGGCTTGGCTGAAATCTGCTTCACCACGCATTACGATTCGAACCCAAACGCCGAAGGCGACGCCAACCACATTTTGATTGGGGGGAAGCGGAAACCGGCCACGATTGATAACCTTGCCCCCTATGTCGAGAACGTCCAACGTGCAAGGGAGGAATATTATCCGCTTGGATTGGCAGTCAAACTCGGACTGGAGTTTGGCTGGTATCCCAATTGCGAAAAAGAAGTTGAGAAACTCAAGAATTGCTATCCGTTCGAGTACGTGCTGTGCGGCGTGCATGAGATCGACAACGTCTGCTTCTGTTGCGTGAAGGAATACGAGCGCTGTTTCGCTCGTTTTTCCGTCGAACAGATGGCCGAGCGGTATTTTGGCGACGTGATCACGGCTGCGCGGTCGGGCCTGTTTGATACGATTGCTCATCTCGAATATTATCGTAAGTACGGAGTGCAATACTACGGCCAGCAGGAGATCGCCAACGCCTGGCGACCACATGCCGCCGAGTTGGCGCAAGCGCTACAAGAGAGCGGCACGGGCCTTGAGGTCAACACCGCTGCGCTTCGCAAGGGACTGAACGGTTACTATCCGCAGGTGAATCTGGTAAACGCACTGAGGAGAATCGGTGTTGAAGTACAACATCTTGGCTCCGATGCCCACACACCGGAAGATGTTGGCTATGATTTCGATGCCGCCGCGTCGTTAATACCTCATGCAATCGGCG
The genomic region above belongs to Candidatus Zixiibacteriota bacterium and contains:
- the pta gene encoding phosphate acetyltransferase, yielding MNVVASIKEKARAKHRKVVLPEGTEPRAIKAAAKLIAEGISEVILLGDQKEIERLSKEHGLALNKVETLNPATAPEYREFVAEFMEIRKAKGITEGEAKKAMLSPLYFGAMLVRRDRAAASVAGSINTTGDVLRAAIQVLGLKPSITTVSSSFIMTLPKFRDVTDKVFMFGDCAVVPNPDAEQLASIAASTADTMRNLIGEEPRIGMLSFSTKGSAKHDDVNKVLKAIDVLKREHPELKVDGEFQLDAAIIPEVAKSKAPGSVIAGNCNCLIFPDLDAGNIGYKLVQRLAGATATGPIIQGLAKPANDLSRGCSADDIVDVSAIATLMRG
- a CDS encoding histidinol-phosphatase, whose translation is MPEKKRVTPLEIGGLADMHCHCDYSIDAVGTIDEYCNAALERGLAEICFTTHYDSNPNAEGDANHILIGGKRKPATIDNLAPYVENVQRAREEYYPLGLAVKLGLEFGWYPNCEKEVEKLKNCYPFEYVLCGVHEIDNVCFCCVKEYERCFARFSVEQMAERYFGDVITAARSGLFDTIAHLEYYRKYGVQYYGQQEIANAWRPHAAELAQALQESGTGLEVNTAALRKGLNGYYPQVNLVNALRRIGVEVQHLGSDAHTPEDVGYDFDAAASLIPHAIGGCDD
- a CDS encoding pyridoxal phosphate-dependent aminotransferase yields the protein MSISQLAREIKESPTLALNLKAQILRDRGEAVVHLGAGEPKSKVPVDAILAAAGKLTTADIRYTPTEGIPQLLKAIVRYTEENYNKLVGPEQILVANGAKQAFYNLMITLINPQEEVIILAPYWVSYPEIVKMVYGVPVIVTPEDGRFHPRMEDIVKCVSSYTRVIVVNSPNNPSGVVYSEDFIREMVEFCERKGIYLIMDDIYHKLVFDGVQAPPCYKFSKDDTDSSKMIVINGVSKLYAMTGFRIGWIVASKKITQAMINVQAQNTSCPPIIEQVAAAGALTGVQSGVEALRLTLQNNRDVMVRELNAFTGVRLIPPQGTFYCLPDFSAYEKDSVKLSKFLLEKALVVAVPGKEFGMEGHLRLSFCGTIKEIMTGVERIKWSLDPESPNEIYIGDRKMRRDWL
- a CDS encoding MBL fold metallo-hydrolase, whose amino-acid sequence is MGPFEVNCYLYWDATTGDGVIIDPGAECETILKTIERCNMTSKGLLLTHGHGDHIGAVNEVMNRLSVPLYASVEELPLLSNPAANLSAFLGQAVSTQKPDHFVADEQLLVLGAIQLRVLSTPGHSPGGVSYLDETEGILFCGDALFQGSIGRTDLPGCSHETLIDSIQRKILALPDSVICYPGHGPFTTVGAERSSNPFLVGGYHA